Proteins encoded within one genomic window of Thunnus albacares chromosome 13, fThuAlb1.1, whole genome shotgun sequence:
- the LOC122995287 gene encoding pecanex-like protein 3 isoform X2 has product MGSQALQILRQGVWASLTGGWYVDPHQSTFSNCFHLYLWIFLLAFPFLLYMALPPSLVVAGMYSAVVAVFFTAIKVVNYRLHAMFDLGEIVEKKQASLTAEAPRTEEGDDGSGAHDGNQHRDSHVGVEMTVFRKVNSTPPVRCSSQHSLFGLNQVSEFLPQLEDTGGTKDIKELMREQGSNNVIVTSAHRDILRQSSQDTIRAPGVGQSCIAALGGDFPGHMGVSVMSAGFGEPGDCLSIPPSPSSQEDGGEKEQLHEVEELPEQLSQQSPEDNGLGAYSPLGPSAESESLGDTPLSPLIKSSLSEELSENLLGLGLDPVAFAPGTEHPGSRSGVALAAGSTDSCFSAGGGTTDRETLSTVSSYRSEKTDSTQLESPSFSHPRPADGQASASAPAMGSNIHEPTEDPAGQGGSDTDNLSDSVLLRSPSKEFSLSQGLDRTLVEGEDLPPVPCDIAQPPPFQNSSPSSSGHSEVCDLDRNVPVPPLPPPRQANSVPSGLALGLVCSEPALPISSTPFLLSEQPALQAQQVVRPKDLKLLRASGSSVGHRPGRRKAPRRRAGAGSSSFDCGSYRRHHNHRQHRDYIPVRNRLGAKTYSESLFEDSSDEDDGSDMSAGSSLGSQRRYSSDDDDDDDDDSSSSTSCYSPDLANTGITSPLPSAAQLPTPREGDLPETAGPSHSRAAQRSSSTASAKTHARVLSMDGAGGGQSNTAALPSTLLTMPSTSTPAPRTLTISKSDLEARTIHTDSFPGTHHHRLDSLGGSWTGNQMGWRAAELAEEGAVGGAMASEDGGKHDSVSNVKRTQAIRRRHNAGSNPTPPPSTMGSPPSLQDLQRARTSSHSRTRTLPSALQFASSLLLPRSGIHEASTFDDTSEGAVHYFYDESGVKRSYTFGPAGGGYEDPVQERERQSQSSSFTSTEVQEGAPVLSMLQPRPVVLQGMQVRRVPLEMPEFDLDHESLQESQENTLMIEEKAKPKQYYRFWVLPGKWLRVRYDRLALLALLDRNRRVGENVFAVVLASLVAFLGFLLLLQGFFRDIWVFQFCLVIASCQYSLLKSVQPDAASPMHGHNWIIVYSRPVYFCLCCMMIWVFDLSGRYGSLQPFSLYGVTFFSAHFLLCVRDMLVVFALCFPVIFLFGLLPQVNTFVMCLLEQIDMHIFGGTATTSPLSSLFSLIRSVLVAALLYGFCLGAINAPWGDAHVPVLFSVFCGLLLALSYHLSRQSSDPTILWSLVKSKLFPELENRTPEEPPVEIKDPLPEKLRNSVKEILHSDLVMCPLMAVITFAISASTVFIALQPALSFVLYILAGVVGFITHYLLPQLRKQLPWFCLAHPVLRSREYSQFEVRDAAQLMWFEKLYAWLQCVEKYFIYPAVVLNSLTTEARAVGQNHKELDIYRALFISVAGMKLLRSSFCAPSQQYVTLCFTTLFFHFDYPHFSETFLIDYYFMSILFSKMWDLLYKLRFVLTYIAPWQITWGSAFHAFAQPFAVPHSAVLFVQAIFSAIFSTPLNPVLGSAVFVTSYTRPVKFWERDYNTKRVDHSNTRLATQLDRNPGADDNNLNSIFYEHLTRSLQHSLCGDLLLGRWGNYTTGDCFILASDYLNALVHIIEIGNGLVTFQLRGLEFRGTYCQQREVEAITEGVEEDEGCCCCEPGHLPHMLSFNAAFGQRWLAWEVAATKYVLEGYSISDNNAASMLQVFDLRKILITYYVKSIIYYVSRSPKLEEWLTNDTIQEALRPCLGPNYVDGDPTFNLNIDEDYDHRASGITPSSFCMVYLDWIQYCNSRRQTPVTSERDSPLVGLCFGLCILGRRALGTASHSMSASLEPFLYGLHALFKGDFRITSPRDEWVFADMELLNRVVAPGVRMSLKLHQDHFTSPDEYEDPTVLYDAITANEEKMLISHEGDPVWRSAILANMPSLLALRHIMDDGSDEYKIIMLNKRFLSFRVIKVNRECVRGLWAGQQQELVFLRNRNPERGSIQNAKQALRNMINSSCDQPIGYPIYVSPLTTSYAGGHSQLRSVWGGPVSPHNIYTWLISSWDRLQKGCGAGCNSGGNIEDSDCGGGSTSISTNPAVHTTQSTPASSLPQPHITTVQPSMGTDNPVGPTQNWPHHPQPLPLALLSQSEGRMEAGLLSSLQRTSSIQGLLGQQLSSSQLSFSSSVAPPALPGPERFCPASLLENSGHRAGQRAGLGQVSSLHYETHFGKWSFSGRKGFNGPAAVEGEGGTVQTIRTQPTPPAPLQETSLTQDPLGATQTLDPTLLSSGDPPTPREESTELPLLEHLR; this is encoded by the exons ATGGGTTCCCAAGCTCTTCAGATATTACGGCAGGGTGTGTGGGCTTCACTCACAGGAGGGTGGTATGTGGACCCCCATCAGAGCACGTTCTCCAACTGCTTCCACCTCTACCTTTGGATATTCCTCCTGGCCTTCCCCTTTCTGCTGTACATG GCTCTTCCTCCTAGCTTGGTGGTCGCAGGCATGTACTCTGCCGTGGTGGCTGTCTTTTTCACAGCCATTAAAGTGGTGAACTACCGACTTCACGCTATGTTCGACCTTGGGGAGATTGTAGAGAAGAAGCAGGCCTCACTCACAGCTGAAGCCCCAAGGACAGAAGAAGGAGACGACGGTTCGGGTGCCCATGATGGGAATCAGCACAG GGATAGTCATGTTGGTGTAGAGATGACTGTGTTTCGGAAGGTCAACTCAACACCCCCGGTGCGCTGTAGCTCCCAGCACTCTCTGTTTGGACTCAACCAGGTGTCG GAGTTCTTACCCCAGCTCGAGGATACAGGGGGAACTAAGG ATATCAAGGAGCTAATGCGGGAACAAGGAAGCAATAATGTGATTGTTACTTCAGCTCATCGTGATATCCTACGCCAGAGTTCCCAGGACACCATTA GGGCTCCAGGTGTGGGCCAGTCCTGCATTGCTGCTCTAGGAGGCGATTTCCCAGGTCACATGGGAGTATCTGTAATGTCTGCTGGATTTGGAGAACCTGGAGACTGCTTGTCTATACCCCCTTCACCCTCCAGCcaggaagatggaggagagaaagagcagtTGCATGAAGTGGAAGAGTTACCAGAACAACTGTCTCAACAAAGTCCTGAGGACAATGGGTTGGGGGCTTATTCTCCACTTGGCCCCTCTGCTGAGTCTGAGAGCCTGGGGGATACTCCCCTTAGCCCCCTTATAAAGAGCAGCTTAAGCGAGGAGCTGAGTGAAAATCTCCTGGGATTGGGCCTCGACCCTGTGGCATTTGCACCTGGGACTGAGCACCCAGGCAGCCGCAGCGGGGTAGCACTAGCTGCTGGATCCACGGACAGCTGTTTCAGTGCGGGTGGGGGCACCACGGACCGTGAGACGCTGAGCACGGTTAGCAGCTACCGCAGTGAAAAAACAGACTCCACTCAGCTGGAAAGTCCTTCATTCAGCCATCCACGGCCTGCAGATGGACAGGCGTCTGCCTCAGCACCAGCGATGGGTTCTAACATCCATGAGCCCACAGAGGATCCAGCAGGACAAGGTGGCAGTGATACAGACAACCTGTCAGACAGTGTGCTACTGCGCTCCCCTTCCAAAGAGTTCTCCCTCAGCCAGGGGCTAGACAGGACACTTGTTGAAGGAGAGGATTTGCCTCCCGTACCCTGTGATATTGCACAGCCCCCTCCTTTCCAGAACTCTTCCCCTTCAAGTAGTGGCCACTCAGAGGTTTGTGATTTAGACAGAAACGTCCCTGTTCCTCCTCTACCCCCACCTCGGCAGGCCAATTCAGTGCCCTCAGGGCTGGCCCTGGGTCTAGTGTGTTCTGAGCCTGCTTTGCCCATATCTTCAACCCCCTTCCTACTGTCTGAGCAGCCTGCTCTGCAAGCCCAGCAGGTTGTGCGCCCTAAAGACTTAAAGCTGCTGCGGGCCAGTGGCAGTAGTGTGGGGCACAGGCCAGGCCGAAGGAAAGCCCCGCGGAGGCGAGCTGGAGCAGGAAGCAGTAGTTTTGACTGTGGTTCTTACAGGCGTCACCACAATCATAGACAACACAGAGATTACATACCGGTGCGCAACCGACTCGGCGCCAAGACTTACAGCGAAAGTCTGTTCGAGGATTCCAGCGACGAGGACGACGGCAGCGACATGAGCGCTGGCTCTAGCCTGGGTTCTCAGCGCCGATACAGCTCAGACgatgacgacgacgacgatgacGACTCAAGTTCCTCTACCTCCTGCTACTCCCCAGACCTCGCCAACACTGGCATTACATCCCCACTCCCCTCTGCTGCTCAACTGCCCACTCCAAGGGAAGGGGATTTACCTGAAACTGCTGGCCCCTCGCATTCTCGTGCTGCTCAGCGCTCTTCTAGCACAGCTAGTGCTAAGACTCACGCAAGAGTGCTAAGTATGGATGGGGCAGGTGGAGGCCAGAGCAACACGGCAGCTCTGCCTTCTACTCTGCTTACAATGCCCTCCACTTCCACCCCTGCACCTCGCACTCTCACCATCTCTAAGTCTGATCTGGAGGCTCGCACTATTCATACTGATAGCTTTCCGGGAACTCATCATCATCGGCTGGATTCTCTTGGGGGCTCTTGGACTGGTAACCAGATGGGCTGGAGGGCAGCAGAGTTGGCTGAAGAGGGAGCTGTGGGAGGAG CCATGGCTTCAGAGGATGGAGGCAAGCACGACTCAGTCAGCAATGTTAAGAGGACCCAGGCCATCCGCAGGAGACACAATGCTGGGAGCAACCCTACACCGCCCCCGTCCACCATGGGATCCCCTCCCAG CCTCCAGGACCTCCAGCGGGCTCGGACCTCCTCCCACTCACGGACCCGCACCCTTCCCTCAGCCTTACAGTTCGCCTCCTCGCTCCTACTGCCCCGCAGTGGCATCCACGAGGCCTCCACCTTTGACGACACATCAGAGGGGGCGGTGCACTATTTCTATGACGAGAGTG GAGTGAAGAGGTCTTACACATTTGGACCTGCTGGAGGCGGTTATGAGGACCCAGTTCA GGAAAGGGAGAGACAGTCCCAGTCCTCAAGCTTCACCTCCACTGAGGTCCAGGAAGGGGCACCAGTCCTGTCCATGCTCCAGCCCAGACCTGTGGTCTTACAGGGCATGCAGGTGCGCAGGGTGCCTCTGGAAATGCCTGAG TTTGATCTGGATCATGAGTCTCTACAAGAGTCCCAGGAAAACACACTGATGATTGAGGAGAAGGCTAAACCCAAACAGTACTATCGCTTTTGGGTGCTTCCCGGGAAGTGGCTGAGGGTTCGATATGATCGATTGGCTCTTCTGGCCTTATTGGACAG GAACCGCCGTGTtggagaaaatgtgtttgctgtggtGCTGGCCAGTCTGGTGGCCTTCCTGGGGTTCCTACTGCTGCTCCAGGGCTTTTTCAGGGACATCTGGGTCTTCCAGTTCTGCCTGGTCATTGCTAGCTGCCAGTACTCCTTACTGAAG AGTGTACAGCCAGACGCAGCCTCTCCGATGCAC GGTCATAACTGGATCATTGTGTACAGTCGGCCGGTTTACTTCTGCCTGTGCTGTATGATGATCTGGGTCTTTGACCTGTCTGGGCGCTATGGCAGCCTGCAACCATTCTCCCTCTATGGTGTCACCTTCTTCTCCGCACACTTCCTGCTCTGTGTCAGGGATATGCTCGTTG TGTTTGCCTTGTGTTTCCCGGTCATTTTCCTGTTTGGGTTGCTACCTCAGGTCAATACCTTTGTGATGTGTCTGCTGGAGCAGATCGACATGCACATTTTTGGTGGAACTG CCACTACCAGCCCCCTCTCATCTCTGTTCAGCCTCATACGCAGCGTGTTAGTGGCTGCTCTGCTGTATGGATTTTGCCTCGGTGCTATCAAC GCACCGTGGGGGGATGCCCATGTGCCAGTActgttctctgtgttttgcGGCCTACTCCTGGCCTTATCCTACCACCTCAGCCGCCAAAGCAGCGATCCCACCATCCTGTG GTCACTGGTGAAGTCTAAATTATTCCCAGAGCTGGAGAACCGAACACCAGAAGAACCCCCTGTGGAGATCAAGGACCCTCTTCCCGAGAAGCTTCGTAACTCTGTG AAAGAGATTCTTCATTCAGACCTTGTCATGTGTCCCCTCATGGCTGTGATTACGTTTGCCATCAGTGCCAGCACAGTTTTCATCGCCCTTCAA CCTGCGCTTAGCTTCGTCTTGTACATCCTGGCCGGAGTTGTAGGCTTTATTACACACTATCTCCTGCCTCAGCTCCGCAAACAACTGCCATGGTTCTGCTTGGCTCACCCTGTGCTCCGTTCCAGAGAGTACAGTCAGTTTGAGGTCcgag atgCCGCTCAGTTAATGTGGTTTGAGAAGCTGTACGCATGGCTGCAGTGTGTGGAGAAATATTTCATCTACCCGGCCGTAGTGCTTAACTCTCTGACGACGGAAGCTCGAGCTGTGGGCCAGAACCATAAAGAGCTGGACATCTA CCGAGCTCTCTTCATCTCAGTAGCAGGCATGAAGCTGCTGCGTTCATCCTTCTGTGCCCCGTCGCAGCAGTACGTGACACTGTGCTTCACCACGCTCTTCTTCCACTTCGACTACCCGCACTTCTCCGAGACCTTCCTCATCGACTACTACTTCATGTCCATTCTCTTTAGCAAG ATGTGGGACCTGCTGTACAAGCTGCGTTTCGTGTTGACTTACATCGCCCCCTGGCAGATCACCTGGGGCTCAGCCTTCCACGCCTTCGCTCAGCCCTTCGCTGTTCCAC ACTCTGCTGTGCTTTTTGTCCAGGCCATCTTTTCCGCCATATTCTCCACCCCTCTCAATCCTGTCCTAGGCAGCGCCGTGTTCGTCACCTCATATACCAGACCAGTTAAATTCTGGGAGCGAGACTATAa CACCAAGCGGGTCGATCATTCCAACACCAGACTCGCCACTCAGTTAGACCGCAACCCAG GTGCCGACGACAACAACCTGAACTCGATTTTCTACGAGCACTTGACGCGCTCCCTGCAGCACAGCCTGTGCGGAGACCTGCTGCTCGGCCGCTGGGGCAACTACACCACAGGCGACTGCTTCATCCTCGCCTCAGACTACCTCAACGCTCTGGTGCACATCATCGAGATTGGCAACGGACTTGTCACTTTCCAGCTGAGGGGTCTGGAGTTCAGAG GCACCTACTGTCAGCAGAGGGAGGTAGAGGCCATCACAgagggagtggaggaggacgagggctgctgctgctgtgaacCCGGTCACCTTCCACACATGTTGTCGTTCAACGCAGCCTTCGGACAGCGCTGGCTAGCCTGGGAGGTGGCCGCCACCAAGTATGTACTAGAGGGTTACAGCATCAGCGACAACAATGCCGCCTCCATGTTGCAAGTATTCGACCTTCGTAAGATCCTCATCACTTACTACGTCAAG AGCATCATCTACTATGTGAGTCGGTCTCCTAAGTTGGAAGAGTGGCTCACCAATGACACGATTCAGGAGGCTCTGCGACCTTGTCTCGGGCCTAACTACGTAGACGGCGACCCCACCTTCAATCTGAACATCGATGAGGACTACGACCACAGGGCCTCCGGCATCACCCCCTCCTCGTTCTGCATGGTTTACCTGGACTGGATTCAGTATTGCAACAGCAGGCGTCAAACG CCCGTGACTAGTGAAAGAGATTCTCCACTTGTCGGTCTCTGTTTTGGGTTGTGTATCCTTGGCAGAAGAGCCCTGGGCACGGCCTCTCACAGTATGTCTGCAAG CTTGGAGCCGTTCCTCTATGGCCTCCACGCGCTCTTCAAGGGAGACTTTCGCATCACGTCTCCAAGGGACGAGTGGGTGTTTGCAGATATGGAACTGTTGAATCGTGTCGTGGCACCAGGAGTGCGGATGTCCCTGAAATTGCATCAG GATCACTTCACATCTCCGGACGAGTATGAAGACCCTACAGTTCTTTATGACGCTATCACTGCCAACGAGGAGAAGATGTTGATATCACACGAGGGTGATCCTGTGTGGCGCAGCGCTATTTTAGCAAACATGCCTTCACTGCTGGCGCTGCGGCACATCATGGATGACGGCAGCGACGAGTACAAGATCATCATGCTTAACAAGAGGTTCCTCAGCTTCCGAGTCATCAAG GTGAACAGAGAGTGTGTGCGTGGACTGTGGGCGGGGCAACAGCAGGAGCTGGTCTTCCTGCGCAATCGCAACCCAGAACGCGGCAGCATTCAAAACGCCAAACAGGCCCTGAGGAATATGATAAACTCCTCGTGCGACCAGCCTATCGGATACCCCATCTACGTGTCCCCCCTCACCACCTCATACGCCGGGGGGCACAGCCAGCTCCGGTCTGTGTGGGGAGGACCTGTCAGCCCACACAACATTTACACCTGGCTTATCAGCAGCTGGGACAG GTTACAGAAGGGCTGCGGTGCCGGTTGTAACAGCGGAGGAAATATTGAGGACTCGGACTGCGGGGGCGGCTCCACCTCCATCTCTACCAACCCTGCCGTTCACACCACTCAGAGTACACCAGCCTCCAGCCTTCCCCAGCCGCACATCACTACTGTCCAGCCCTCCATGG gcaCAGACAACCCTGTAGGTCCTACCCAGAACTGGCCTCACCACCCCCAACCTCTCCCATTAGCTctgctcagccaatcagagggcaGGATGGAGGCAGGGCTGCTCTCATCCCTACAGCGCACATCCTCCATCCAGGGGCTGCTGGGTCAGCAGCTGTCCAGCTCCCAACTCTCCTTCAGCAGCTCTGTGGCTCCGCCTGCTCTGCCAGGCCCAGAGCGTTTCTGCCCGGCAAGTCTCCTGGAGAACTCGGGGCACAGAGCGGGCCAGCGGGCTGGCCTCGGCCAGGTCAGCAGCCTACACTATGAGACCCACTTTGGCAAGTGGAGTTTTTCAGGCAGGAAGGGCTTTAACGGACCAGCTGCagtggagggggagggaggaacAGTACAGACCATACGCACACAG CCCACTCCTCCTGCACCCCTACAAGAGACCAGTCTGACACAAGATCCTCTGGGAGCCACTCAGACGCTGGATCCGACCCTGCTGAGTTCAGGggacccccccaccccccgagAGGAATCCACAGAGCTGCCTTTACTTGAGCACCTGCGCTGA